In a single window of the Gemmatimonadota bacterium genome:
- a CDS encoding 2'-5' RNA ligase family protein, whose amino-acid sequence MRRLQLTLFVPDDVAAVLEPIRQRLDPVQQGLIGSHVTLCREDELAESPLAVLHGLAQRPMAITLTFGAPVGFDSHGVLLPCIDGATEFHGLRAAILGSTAIRQHAAHITLAHPRNPRAPGNSTPSEISLATPLRITFNTISLIEQVDGGPWVVREVAALGGLSS is encoded by the coding sequence ATGCGCAGGCTGCAGCTCACCCTCTTCGTCCCTGACGACGTCGCCGCCGTCCTGGAGCCGATCCGCCAACGACTCGACCCGGTGCAACAGGGGCTTATCGGTTCGCATGTCACGCTCTGCCGGGAGGATGAACTGGCAGAGTCGCCGCTGGCCGTGCTGCACGGCCTGGCGCAGCGTCCGATGGCGATCACGCTGACCTTTGGCGCGCCCGTCGGCTTCGACTCGCACGGCGTCCTGCTCCCCTGCATCGATGGGGCGACGGAGTTTCACGGCCTTCGCGCGGCCATCCTCGGCTCGACAGCGATCCGGCAGCACGCGGCCCACATAACGCTCGCGCATCCACGCAATCCGCGGGCGCCAGGGAACAGCACCCCGAGCGAGATCTCTCTCGCCACGCCGCTTCGCATCACATTCAACACGATTTCGCTGATCGAGCAGGTCGACGGGGGGCCGTGGGTGGTGCGGGAGGTGGCGGCGTTGGGTGGATTGTCATCCTGA